Proteins encoded together in one Penicillium digitatum chromosome 1, complete sequence window:
- a CDS encoding Leucine-rich repeat, typical subtype, translated as MYYGFSFYRASIAQFSRSITIPPPVDAMEKINTGDGQLFIKNVASYVRTHEKALANALQLRRQPNKNAIPQSPSVPLTPGSSFTSTSSTLAAAFSSAALKFMSQNAKTAKLTLTPHHLFYLLSRFEELTIAVGPMNIRLENIQTEVSQSYVSFLNKPQQSRGDRASIHSVSSVRSVMSGMTDLWSSFRIGSKDTPTKSERAKAALEADLKYLYSAFTKIPCLRLAPDHRAPLISGYEEFPFDTAVPLHSFKNLSALEIIDLDYRSFYGWDRLSEQLRTLTIKRAHLDDPADLLTRIVLDDIDKRRRRSAKSQQSPSLGWTSSSSQPVHTPDQANSLSAPGSPIVDTAFGTSTSPRSAPMFRTGSEGVRLRARAGSVSPTRPSTKHGHRRGQSRQICRTGSASSESSEASSSHRNGSSTNLLTDVLSPSKWRFLRHLGLPENSLTSVSAASLAPVANCLNSLDLSSNLLTEIPDGVASLVALKALNLSHCMIESLHSLTRNPLPAITVLTLRGNRLRSLAGIERLLSLERLDLRDNNLTDPTEIARLTSLPEIREIWVSGNPFVKTHSGYRVVIMNLFRRTPGYSEDIIIDGRGPGYTERKQLVERVAEPQAAPIVRSSPADGSTIVQKSTISKVPHDLATLKPLEEQKDLHPDGTQLKECDGGTNRRKKLQRRRIVDISVDNPFTTDGLGNAASTVLPVLPVQQIQPPVDHQIVAPVDQAWRLDSAAHPGSSITQSHEKPVHSSPPLVQALQGKDRTMDEEFCRQQLEVLRQGVGHDWLTVLGENDWNNSHKDFAHCSGVGLDHSPHLSTPPITHSNTQAILTGHALSG; from the exons AGTTCTCCCGGTCCATCACCATACCCCCTCCCGTTGACGCCATGGAGAAAATCAACACCGGGGATGGACAACTTTTCATTAAG AATGTCGCTAGCTACGTTCGCACCCACGAAAAGGCCCTCGCCAATGCACTACAGCTTCGTCGTCAACCCAACAAAAATGCCATTCCACAATCGCCCAGTGTTCCTTTGACACCTGGAAGCTCTTTCACCTCGACCTCTTCAACCCTGGCCGCGGCCTTCTCATCCGCAGCATTGAAATTCATGTCGCAGAACGCCAAAACCGCTAAACTTACATTGACTCCCCACCACCTTTTCTACCTTCTTTCCCGCTTTGAAGAACTGACCATTGCCGTGGGCCCCATGAACATCAGGTTGGAGAATATTCAAACTGAGGTATCGCAATCTTATGTTTCATTCTTGAACAAGCCCCAACAGTCCCGGGGCGATCGGGCCTCCATTCATTCGGTGTCCAGTGTTCGCAGTGTGATGTCCGGTATGACAGATCTTTGGTCATCTTTCCGCATCGGATCTAAGGATACCCCAACAAAGTCGGAGCGGGCCAAGGCCGCCTTGGAAGCAGACCTGAAGTACTTGTACTCTGCCTTTACCAAGATCCCGTGTCTTCGTCTTGCACCGGACCACCGTGCTCCTCTGATCTCTGGATATGAAGAATTTCCTTTTGATACGGCTGTGCCGCTGCACTCTTTTAAGAATCTGAGCGCTTTGGAGATTATTGATCTAGACTACCGTTCTTTCTATGGCTGGGACAGATTGTCCGAGCAACTACGCACCTTGACCATCAAGAGAGCTCACCTGGACGATCCGGCTGATCTTTTAACGCGAATTGTGTTGGATGACATTGACAAACGCCGCCGCCGGTCTGCCAAGTCTCAACAGTCACCTTCACTGGGATGGACCAGTTCCAGCAGTCAACCGGTTCACACTCCCGACCAGGCCAACTCGCTTTCAGCCCCTGGATCTCCTATCGTGGACACAGCATTCGGAACCAGCACTAGTCCCAGATCTGCCCCGATGTTCCGAACCGGCTCCGAAGGCGTCAGACTTCGCGCCAGGGCTGGGAGTGTCTCTCCGACTCGACCGAGCACTAAGCATGGTCACCGTCGAGGCCAATCCCGGCAAATTTGCCGCACAGGCTCCGCAAGCTCTGAATCAAGCGAGGCCTCTAGCAGCCATCGAAATGGAAGCTCTACAAACCTTCTCACAGACGTCCTCTCGCCTTCAAAATGGCGATTCCTGCGACACTTGGGCCTTCCCGAAAATTCCTTAACATCCGTCTCTGCTGCTAGTCTCGCCCCTGTAGCCAACTGTCTCAACTCGCTTGATCTGTCCTCCAACCTCTTGACAGAGATTCCTGACGGTGTGGCGTCACTGGTGGCATTGAAAGCCCTCAATTTGTCTCATTGCATGATCGAATCTCTTCACTCGCTCACCCGGAACCCCCTTCCCGCCATCACCGTTCTCACCCTCCGCGGAAATCGCCTTCGCTCGCTTGCAGGAATTGAGCGGTTGCTCTCTCTGGAAAGATTGGATCTTCGCGACAACAACCTCACGGACCCGACGGAGATTGCACGGCTGACCAGTCTCCCTGAAATACGGGAGATCTGGGTATCTGGCAACCCGTTCGTCAAGACTCACTCTGGTTATCGAGTTGTGATAATGAACCTCTTCCGCCGGACGCCTGGTTATTCCGAGGACATCATAATTGATGGGAGAGGTCCGGGATACACCGAGAGGAAGCAGCTTGTCGAGCGAGTTGCAGAGCCTCAAGCTGCACCGATTGTACGCTCCAGCCCGGCAGATGGCTCAACTATTGTGCAAAAGTCTACCATCTCTAAAGTCCCCCACGATCTTGCAACTTTAAAGCCGTtagaagaacaaaaagatTTGCACCCTGATGGCACACAACTGAAGGAATGTGACGGGGGAACGAACCGTCGCAAAAAGCTCCAACGGCGCAGGATAGTCGACATCTCGGTGGATAACCCGTTTACCACAGACGGTTTGGGCAATGCAGCAAGCACGGTCCTCCCCGTTCTTCCCGTTCAGCAAATTCAACCGCCAGTTGACCATCAGATTGTTGCCCCTGTTGATCAGGCGTGGAGGCTAGACAGCGCCGCGCACCCCGGATCATCAATCACCCAAAGCCACGAAAAGCCCGTGCATTCGAGTCCTCCTCTTGTACAGGCCTTGCAGGGTAAGGACCGAACGATGGATGAAGAGTTTTGCCGCCAACAGCTGGAAGTTCTTCGTCAGGGCGTGGGCCATGACTGGCTGACTGTTCTTGGCGAAAATGACTGGAATAACTCTCACAAAGACTTCGCCCACTGCTCTGGGGTGGGGTTGGACCATTCCCCTCATCTCTCCACACCCCCAATAACCCACTCGAACACCCAAGCGATCCTGACTGGACATGCGCTCAGCGGATAA
- a CDS encoding Serine/threonine-protein phosphatase translates to MADQEVDLDSIIDRLLEVRGSRPGKQVQLLESEIRFLCTKAREIFISQPILLELEAPIKICGDIHGQYYDLLRLFEYGGFPPEANYLFLGDYVDRGKQSLETICLLLAYKIKYPENFFILRGNHECASINRIYGFYDECKRRYNIKLWKTFTDCFNCLPIAAIIDEKIFTMHGGLSPDLNSMEQIRRVMRPTDIPDCGLLCDLLWSDPDKDITGWSENDRGVSFTFGPDVVSRFLQKHDMDLICRAHQVVEDGYEFFSKRQLVTLFSAPNYCGEFDNAGAMMSVDESLLCSFQILKPAEKKQKFGRR, encoded by the exons ATGGCCGATCAGGAAGTGGATCTGGATTCGATCATCGACCGGCTTTTGGAGGTGAGGGGTAGCCGCCCTGGAAAGCAGGTTCAGCTGCTCGAGTCAGAGATCCGTTTCCTCTGCACCAAGGCTCGTGAGATCTTCATCTCTCAGCCCATTcttcttgaactggaagCACCCATTAAG ATTTGCGGCGATATCCACGGCCAATACTATGACCTCCTGCGTCTCTTTGAATACGGCGGTTTTCCTCCGGAGGCTAACTACCTCTTCCTCGGTGACTACGTCGATCGTGGCAAGCAGTCGCTCGAGACCATCTGCCTCCTCCTTGCGTACAAGATCAAGTACCCCGAGAACTTCTTCATTCTGCGTGGAAACCACGAGTGTGCTTCGATCAACCGTATCTACGGTTTCTACGATGAGTGCAAGCGCCGATACAACATCAAGCTCTGGAAGACTTTCACCGACTGCTTCAACTGCCTTCCCATTGCCGCTATCATTGATGAGAAGATCTTCACCATGCACGGTGGTCTGAGTCCCGATCTCAACTCGATGGAGCAAATCCGCCGTGTCATGCGTCCCACGGAT ATTCCCGACTGCGGTCTCCTGTGCGATCTCCTGTGGTCCGACCCCGATAAGGATATCACCGGCTGGAGTGAAAACGACCGAGGTGTTTCATTCACATTCGGCCCAGATGTGGTCTCGCGCTTCCTTCAAAAACACGATATGGATCTGATCTGCCGTGCACACCAAGTTGTTGAGGATGGATACGAATTCTTCTCCAAGCGCCAGTTGGTCACGCTATTCAGTGCGCCCAACTATTGTGGTGAATTCGATAATGCCGGCGCAATGATGAGCGTGGACGAGAGTCTGCTCTGCTCCTTCCAG ATCCTGAAACCAGCcgagaaaaagcaaaa GTTCGGGCGGAGATAA